The Rathayibacter caricis DSM 15933 genomic sequence ACGTACTCCAACTACCGCGCGCCGCGCTCCGGCCGCAGGATCGACTGGCTGACCGTCACGGCGGGGGCCTTCGACGTGGTCTCGGCCGGGATCAACGCGGTCCGCTACGACGGAGCGGCCCCGTCCGACCACGAGCCGGTCCAGGCCGTGCTGCGGTTCACGGCGCCGTGAGCGCCGCCGTCCTGGTCGAGACGTTCCTCGAGCCGCCCCGCACCCGGGGCGAGTGGTTCGCCGATGGAGTCAGGGTGCTCGGAGTCGCCAGCATCGTCGCCGCCGGCATCGGCTGGGGCTTCGTCGACGTCGCCGTGTTCGCGCTGTCGTCGATCGGCCTCGTCCTGACCCGGTTCCTCGGCGTCCGCCCCGCGCTCGACGCGGCGTTCGGAGTCTCGCTGCTGGTCGCCTCCTGGAGCAGCGTCCTCGAGCTCTACCAGGCCTGGGCGGCCTGGGACCTGGTCGTGCACTTCACCCTGAACGGGCTCGCGGCGGCCGTCGCCTACGTGGTCGCCGCGCACGCCGGAGTAGTGCCGACGGTCGCGGGCGAGCGCGGACCGCTCGCCCCCGCGATCGTGCTCTGCGCGTGCTTCGGCACCACGGCCGGCATGCTGTGGGAGTGGGGCGAGTGGGCCGGCCACACGTTCATCGACGGCGCGATCTTCGTCGCCTACGAGGACACCCTCGCCGACCTGGCGGCGGGCGCCCTCGGCTCGATCCTGGCCGGCGCTCTCATGCGCTTCTGGTCGGCGAAGAGCCGGGTGCGGAGCCCCGAGCACGCGTCGGTCTGACAGGTCCCGCTCGCACCACCGCGCGTAGCGCACTCCGCTCACACCACCGCGCGCAGCGCGTCCAGCACCGCCGTCCGCGCCGGGCTGCCGCGGCTCGAGCGGCGCCAGGCGGCCGAGACGACCCGCGTCGACACCGGATCGACCGCGGGCACCGCGACGACCCGTTCGGGTAGCGGCTCGCGGCCCAGGCGGGGCACGAGCGCCACGGCCGCACCCGCCTCGACGAGCGCGATGTGCGTGCTGAAGTCCTCGTCGTAGTAGGCGATGTCGGGCTGGCGCCCTGTGCCGGCGAAGGTGCGCAGGAGCCAGGCGTGGCAGATCGCCCCGGCCGGGATGCTCACCCAGGTCTCGTCGGCGAGCCGGCTCGGCGCGAGCGTCAGGCTCCCCGCGAGGGGGTGGTCGCTGTGGATCAGGATGTCGGCGCGGTCCTCGAGCAGCGTCGCGGTCTCGATCGTCGACGGCAGATCGAGCGAGAGGCCGGGCCAGTCGTGCAGCACGGCCAGATCGGCCGCTCCGCGATCGAGCCGCTGCGCCGCCTCCCACGGGTCGAGCTCGTCGAGCGTGATCCGGAGTCGGGGCGCGCGCTCGCGCAGTACGGCCAGCGCAGGCACGAGCAGCCCGCGCATCGCCGTCGAGAACGCGGCGACCCGCAGGGTGCCGGTGATCTCCTCCGCCGGCGCCGCCCCGAGGTGCTCGAGCGCTTCGAGCTCGGCCAGGAGGCGCTCGCCCCGCTCGGCGAGCGTGCGCCCGTGCTCGGTGAGGAACACCGTGCGGCCCGCGCGCTGCGCCACCGGCCCGCCGGACTGGCGCTCGAGCCGCTTGAGCTGCTGCGAGACGGCGGACGGAGTGAAGCCCAGCGCCTCGGCGGCCGCGGCGACGGTCCCGCAGTCGCGCACGGCGATCAGGGCGCGGAGGGCCGAGGGCTCGATCATGAACGAACGCTACCGGGTCGGCGGTAGCGACCTGCGCTGGTGCTGTCGGTTCGCGTCGGACAGTCTCGAGGCATGTCCCGTCGCCACAGCCTCCTCGCCCTCGTCGTCGTCCTGCTGTGGGGGCTGAACTTCGTCGTGATCGACGTGGGCCTCGCCGACGTGCCGCCCCTGCTGTTCCTGGCGATGCGCTTCGCGGTGGTGGCGGTGCCGGCCGTCTTCTTCGTGCCGCGCCCCGAGGCTCCGCTGCGCACCGTCCTCGTCATCGGCGCCTTCATGAGCCTGGGGCAGTTCGCTCTTCTCTACCTGGCGCTCGCCCTCGGCATGCCCGCGGGTCTCGCCTCGCTCGTGGTCCAGGCGCAGATCGTGCTGACGGTGCTGATCGCCGCCGTCGTCCTGCGCGAGCGGCCCACGCCGCGCCAGCTCGCGGGTCTCGGGGTCGGGGTGGCGGGCCTGGTGATCGTCGGCATCGCCCACGGCACGACCGCGCCGTGGCTGCCGTTCGTCGTCTGCCTCGGCGGAGCGCTGTCCTGGGCGATCGGTAACGTGCTCACCCGCCGCGCGAAGGGCGCCTCCGGACTCTCGCTCGTCGTGTGGTCGGCGCTCGTCGTCCCGGTGCCGGCGCTGCTGCTCTCGCTCCTCGTCGACGGAGGCCCCGCCGTCGCGAGCGCGCTGTCGGGCCTCACTCCGGCGGCGGTGCTCAGCACCCTCTACACGGCGGTGTTCGCCTCGCTCGTCGGCTACGGCATCTGGAACTCGCTGCTCGCCCGGTACCCGGCGGCGTCGGTCGTGCCGTTCACTCTGCTGGTGCCGGTGGTCGGCGTCCTGTCGGCCTGGGCGCTGCTGGGCGAGGCGCCCTCAGTCGGCGAGCTGATCGGAGGAGCGGTGATGGTCGCGGGGCTCGCCGTCGCGACGATCCGCCGGGTGCGCCCCGACCCCCTGCTGGCCGCTGTCGGTCCTCGGGCGTAGCGTTCCTCCCATGTGCGGCCGCTTCGCGATGGACTCCGAGACCGATGAGCTGATCCGCGAGTTCGTCGCGGCGGGCGGGAGGGCCGCCGACTGGGCGCCCGACTTCAGCGTCGCCCCCACCGACTCCGCGCCGATCGTGCGCGAGCGCCTCCACGACGGAGCGGTCGAGCGCGAGGTCGAACTGGCCTCGTGGGGCTTCACGCCCTCGTGGGCGAAGGGCAAGGGCCCGTCGCCGATCAACGCCCGGCTCGAGACGGTCGCCTCAAACGGCCTCTTCCGCGGGGCCTTCGCGAAGCAGCGGGCGATCGTCCCGATGCGCGGCTACTACGAGTGGCAGACGCTCGCCGACGGCAAGCAGCCGTGGTTCCTGCACGGCGAGGAGCCGATCCTCGCGGCCGCCGGTCTCTACACGGCGAAGAAGGACGGCGAGGCCTGGCGGGTGTCGTTCACGATCATCACCCGCGAGGCGCGCGACGCCTCGGGCGAGGTGCACGACCGGATGCCCGTCTTCCTCACCGACGAGGTCCGCGACGTGTGGCTGTCGCCCGAGCCCCTCGACTCCGCGGAGGAGATGCTCGCGACGCTCGACGGCGCCTCGGCCGCGATGGCCTCGACGATCACGGCGTACCCGGTCGACCGGCGCGTCAACAACTCCCGCACGGTCGATCGGCGCGACCCGTCGGTCCTGGAGCGTGTGGAGCTCTAGTCCCGACGGGTCGTGCCGATCGGAGTCGGGTCAGGCCGTTCCTGCGTGTCCGCGCGGCGGAGCCGCTGAGAACACTGCCGGGGCATGTCGGATCAGGCCGTTCCGGCGTGCCCCGGGAACGGCTTGCCGTTCAGGTGCACCTCGCCCGGCGGCACCTCGACGTCTCCGACGTCGTCCGGTCCGCCCGTGCCGGGCACCGTCTTCACCTCGGCGTCGCCCGAGACCTCGGTCGCGCTCGCGTCCGGGGCGCTGTCCTGCTTCGCCGCGGTCTCGCGCTCGCTGCCGGGCGACTCCGTCATGTCCTTCTCGATCGTCTCGCTCTCGCTCGACGTGGGCGCCGCGGCGCCGTCGGGCTTCCCGATGGTCGAGCCCTGGTCCTCGAGAGTCGATCCCTGATCCGCGTGGTCCGTCATGTCTGTTCCCTCCGTTGGAATGCCCCCACGCTACGTGCGCCCCGGAGGTGGGACACCCGCTTGACAGCGCCTCTCGGCCCCTACGGAGGGGTCGCCCGACGTACTACCCTGGAGCGACGGTCGCACCGGGGGGCGCGGCACACGCCGCAGCACCCACCGCGCGAGGAGGAACCCCGTGGCATCGCACCGGACGGGCGAGACCCGAGTCATCGGCTCGACGGTCGGCGACCGCTACACGATCGAGGAGCTCATCGGCCGGGGCGGCATGGCCACCGTCTACCGGGCCCGCGACGAGATCCTCGGCCGCTCGGTGGCGCTGAAGATGTTCGCGGCCGGCATCGACGACGCACAGGACCTGCAGCGCAAGTCCTCCGAGATCCGGCTGCTCGCGGCCCTCAACCACCCCGCCCTGGTCACGCTGTACGACGCGCACGACGGCGGCGACGACACCGGCGGCCAGGCGTACATGGTGATGGAGCTCGCCGAGGGGCCGAGTCTGTCGGAGCGCCTCGCCTCGGGGCCCGTCGCCCCCAACGACGTCGCGTCGATGGCCGCCGATCTCGGCGAGGCCCTGCACACGGTGCACGCGGCCGGAGTCGTCCACCGCGACGTGAAGCCGTCGAACGTCCTGCTCGTGCCGAGTCCGCTGACCAGCCGCGAGTTCCGGCCGAAGCTCGCCGACTTCGGCATCGCCTACCTCATCGACGCGACCCGCATCACCTCGCCCGGCACGCTGATCGGCACGGCCGCGTACCTCAGCCCCGAGCAGGCGCACGGCGATCCGCTGACCGCCGCGAGCGACATCTACTCCCTCGGCCTGGTGCTGCTCGAGTCGCTGACCGGCAAGCGCCCGTTCACGGGCTCGGCGATCGAGGTGACCCTCGCGCGGCTGCTGCGCGACCCCGAGGTGTCGGCGTCGCTGGGCAGCGGCTGGTCCGCGCTCCTGGGCTCGATGACGCAGCGCGAGCCGGAGGAGCGCCCGTCGGCCCTCGAGGTCGCCGAGTCCGCCCGCAAGCTGATCGACCCGCGCCGCGACGGACCGCCGACGGCGATCGTCGTGCCCGATGTGCCCCTCACGGCCGCCCGGACGCAACTGCTCGACGCGACCGCCGAGGCGACGGCGGTGTACCTCGTCCCCGAGCACGGCACCGCGGCGACCACCCTCCTGCCGGCCGGGACCGCGGCGGCTCCCGTGGCTCCGACCGCCCCCGCCACTGCGACGACCGCTCTCCGGCGCGAGCCCGAGCGCCGCCGCGGGCCCAACCCGTGGCTGCTCGTGCTGGTGCTCGCGCTCGTCGCGATCGCGGTGGGACTCGCCGTCGTCCTCCTCGGCGGCGACCAGCAGACGCCGCTGCCCGCCGTCGACGGCGAGCTCGGCGAGCACCTGCAGCGCCTGCGCGAGAGCATCCGCTCGTGATCGCGCGCCGCGCCTGGCCGGCCGCCGTCGTGACCGCGGTCCTCCTGCTCTCGGGCTGCTCCGCCGCCGACCCGTCGATCGACGACGCCACCGCGCAGACCCTCGACGACGCGGTCGTCGCGGTCGCGGAGCGCGCCTCCGCCGACGACTTCGCCGGCGCCCTCACCGAGCTCGAGGCCCTGCAGGCCGCCCTCGCCGCGGCCCTGACGTCCGGCTCCGTGACTCAGGAGCGGGCCGCGTCGATCCAGGCCGAGGCGGACGTGGTGCGCGGCGACCTCGAGGCGGCGATCGCGGCCGGTGAGGCTCCGGAGCCCGCTCCCGTCGAGACCGAGGAGGCTCCGGATCCCGAGGAGCCCGTCGAGGAGACCCCCGTGGAGGAGGAGCCGGTCGAGGAGACTCCGGTCGAGGAGGCCCCGGTCGAGGAGACCCCGGCTCCCGTCGAGACCGAGGAGGAGGAGCCCGCTCCGAGTCCCGAGGAGACGGCACCCGTCGAGGAGGAGGCCCCGGAGCCCGAGGAGTCGGAACCGGCCGAGGAGGCTCCCGCGAACGGGAACAGCGGCAACGGGAACAGCGGCAACGGGAACAGCGGCACCGGGAACGACGGGAACAACGGCAACGGGAACGGCGGCAACGGCAACGGCAACGGCAACGGTTCCGGCAACGGCTGAGCCGCTCCCGCGTCCGGCCGTCAGTCGTTCGTCGCGACCACCGCGAAGTCCGCGTCGAGATCGACGTCCACATCGGTCCCGTCCTCGCGCGTGACCTCCACGTCGAACGCGTGGTCGGCGTCGTCGCTGCGCTCCGCCTCGGTCACCGTGCCGCCGCCGACCGCCGCGAGGGCCGCCTCCGAGGCGCGCGCCAGGTCGTCGCCGGTCAGGTCGTCGGGGTCGACGAGTCCCGAGGTCGAGGTGTCGTCGCCGCCCTGGGATGCTCCGCCCTCCGCGGATCCGCTCGCGGGGCGCCCGTCGTCGTCGGCGTCCACCGACAGCACCGCGAACGCGTCGTCGAGGCGCACGTCGTACTCGAGTCCGTCCTCGCCGCGCAGCTCCAGCTCGTAGCCGGGGGCTCCGTCGTCGTCGCGCTCGGCCGAGGTCACGGTGCCCCCGCCGATCTCCTCGAGGGCCGCGTCGCTCGCGCGCTCGAGGTCCGCTCCGGTCAGGCGGTCGGATGCCTCGAAGCCGTCGGTCGCGGCGTAGGCGATCCCGGTGCCCGCTCCGAGGAGCACGACGACTCCGGCGACGGCGGTGATGATCTTCGTCTTCTTCTGCATGATCCGCTCCTACTCCGGCGCCGGTCCTCGACGCCGTGACCACTCTCACGCCCAGCCGCTGAAGCCACCCTGAAGCGCTCAGGCCGCCGGTCCAGCGCTAGAGCGGGAGCCGCAGCACCACGCGCGCGCCGCCCAGGGGAGCGTCCTCGATCGACACCGCGCCGTGGTGCGCCGCCGCGATCTCGGCCACGATCGCGAGGCCCAGCCCCGATCCTCCGGCGTCGCGGGCGCGGCCCTCGTCGAGCCGCACGAATCGCCCGAGCACGCGCGAGCGGTCGGCCGCCGCGATGCCCGGCCCGTCGTCGTCGACGACGATCACGGCCCCGTCCCCGTCGGCCCGGGTGGCCAGGGCGAGGCGCGACGACCGGTGCCGCACCGCGTTGTCGACCAGGTTCCGCACGGCCCGCGCGAGCAGCGCCTCGTCGGCGACGACCTGCACGGGTGAGACTCCGCTCGCGTCGACCTCGATCCCGGAGTCGCGCAGCCGCCGCACCTCGCGCAACGCCAGGTCGTCGAGGTCGACCGGAGCCGCCGCGATCGCCAGTCGCGCCTCGTCGGCGCGCGCGAGCAGCAGCAGTCCCTCGATCAGCCCGCCCATCCGCACCGACTCCTCGGCCACCGTCCTCGCGAGGCGGGCGGAGTCGAGGCGGTCCGGGTGCGCGAGGGCCACCTCGGCCGTCTGCCGCAGGGCCGCGACGGGGGAGCGCAGCTCGTGCGACGCGTCCGAGACGAAGCGGCGCTGCCTTTCCTGCGCGTCCTGCAGCCGGTCGAGCATGCGGTTCAGCGTGCGCGCGAGGCGGTCGATCTCGTCGCCCGAGCCGGGCTCCGCGACCCGGCGGTCCAGGGCGGCCGCGGTGACGGAGTCGGCCTCGGCGCGCATCCGGTCGACGGGGCGCAGCGCCCGGCCGACCACCACCCAGCAGACCACCGCGACGAAGGCCACGAGCAGCGGAACCGCGACGGCGAGGAGCGCCGTGGTCGTCGCGATCGCCTCCGCCCGCCCCTCGTCGGGGATCCCGACGACGAGGAGTGACCCGTCGTCGAGCTCCTGAGCGGCGACGACCACGGGCCCCTCGTCCTCGACCTGCACGGTGACGGGGTCGTCGCCCTCCTCCTGCGCGAGGGGCGGCAGGTCCTCCGCGTCCTCGCCCGCCGCGACCACACGGCCGTCGACGACGAGCTGCACGACCCCCTCCGAGGCGCGGACCACGTCGGCACCGCCCGACTCGACCAGCGCTCCGAGGCGCTCGGCCTCGGCCTCGGCGGTGCTCGAGGCGCTCGCCGCGAGCACGGAGGAGAGCACCAGCACGAACCCGACTCCGCCGAGCACCGAGGCGAGGGCGACCACGGCGGCGGCCGCGAGCGTGATCCGGGTGCGCAGGCGGCTCATCCGGCCACCAGCGAGTAGCCCGCCCCGCGCTGCGTGCGGATCGTGTCGACACCGAACGGCCGGTCGATCTTGTTCCGGAGCGTGCGGATGTAGACCTCGACGATGTTCGGGTCGCCGTCGAAGTCGAAGTCCCAGACCGCGCCGAGCACGTCCCGCTTCGGGACGACGTCGCCGGCCCGCGACACGAGGTACTCGAGCACGCTGAACTCCCGCGCCGTCAGCGGGATCGGCACCCCGCCCCGCTCCACCCGGCGCGACGCGGGGTCGAGCACGAGGTCGCCGACCACCTGCACGACCGGCCGCTCCGTCGCCCCGCGGCGGATCAGCGCGCGCAGCCGGGCGACCAGCACGGGGAACGAGAACGGCTTGGTGAGGTAGTCGTCGGCGCCGGTGTCCAGCGCCTCCACCTGATCGAGATCGCCGTCCTTCGCGGTCAGCATCAGGATCGGCGTCCAGTCCTCGGCCGCGCGCAGGCGCTCGCAGACGCGGAAGCCGCTGAGGTCCGGGAGCATCAGGTCGAGCACGATCGCCGCGTACTCGGCCTCCTGGGCGAGCCACAGCGCGTCCGTGCCCGTGGTGGCCGTGTCGACGGCGAAGCCCTCGGCCTCCAGGCCCGTCTCGAGGGCGCGCAGCAGGTTGATCTCGTCGTCGACGACCAGGATGCGGATGGCGTCCTCCCGGGGCTCCTCCCGCGGCGAGCGCGGCTCGCCCCAGGCTAGGGCGATCGGGCTGAAGCCGCCCTGAAGCCCTGCAGCACCGCCCGTTCCCCTCGATGCGGTAGAAGAGTCGGGTGACTCCGCCCGCTTCCCTCGCCCGCCGTCTCGGGACCGGCGACGCCGTCGTGATCGGCCTCGGCTCGATGATCGGCGCCGGCGTCTTCGCGGCCTTCGCGCCCGCGGCCGCCGCGGCGGGCCCCTGGCTCCTCGCCGGGCTCGCAGTCGCCGCCCTCGTCGCGTGGGCGAACGCCTCCTCCTCGGCGCAGCTCGCCGCGCAGTACCCGCGCTCGGGCGGCACCTACGTGTACGGCCGCGAGCGCCTGGGCGAGTGGCCCGGGTTCCTCGCGGGCTGGGGCTTCGTCGTCGGCAAGACCGCGAGCTGCGCGGCGATGGCGCTGACCTTCGCGGCCTACGCCGCCCCCTCCGGGTGGGAGCGCCCCGTCGCCGTCCTCGCCGTCGCGGCTCTCGTCGGCGTCAACGCGCTCGGCGTCACCCGGACCGCGCTCGCCACCCGCGTCATCGTGACGATCGTCCTGGCGGTGCTCGCGCTGGTCGTCGCCGCCGCGATCTCCTCCGGACCCGCCGTCGCCTCAGAGGGCGGCGGCATCGGCACCATCGGCCCGCTCGGCGTGCTGCAGTCGGCGGGGCTGCTCTTCTTCGCCTTCGCCGGCTACGCCCGCCTGGCCACGATGGGGGAGGAGGTGCGCGATCCGTCCCGGACGATCCCGCGCGCGATCCTCGGCGCCCTCGCGCTCGCGGTCGTCGTCTACGCCGTGGTCGGGACGGCGCTCCTCGTGGCGCTCGGTCCGGAGCGGCTCGCGGCGTCGACCGAGCCCCTCGCCGAGGCGGCCGCGGTGTGGCCGTGGACCGGCCCGGTCGTCCGGGTCGGAGCCGCCGCCGCCTCCCTCGGCGCTCTGCTCGCGCTCATCGCCGGCATCGGGCGGACGAGCCTGGCCATGGCCCGCGAGGGCGACCTGCCCCGGATGCTCGCCCACGTCGATCCGGTGCGGCAGGTCCCGCGCCGGGCCGAGATCGCCCTGGGCGCCGTCGTGATCGTGCTGGTGCTCGTGGCCGATCTGCGCTCGGCGATCGGGTTCTCGTCGTTCGGGGTGCTGCTCTACTATCTGGTCGCCAACGTGTCGGCGCTCACGCAGGAGCGGCGCTACCGCCTGTACCCGCGGTTCGTCGCGGTGGGCGGGGTGATCGGCTGCGTGCTGCTCGTGCTCACCTTGCCGCTGCCGTCGATCCTGACGGGCATCGCGGTCTTCGCGGTCGGAGCCGTGTACCGGCTCGTCCGCCTGCGGGGCCGTGCGGCCGGGGCGTAGCGCCCGGCCGCACGCGGCTCACTCGTCGCGGTCGGTGTACTCGCCCTCGGCGTCCGAGTCCGGTCCTGCGGAGTCGGAGTCGACGTAGCTCCCCTTCTCGGTCGAGGTCTCCTCGTGGACCGAGGTGTCGATGTAGCTGCCCTGGTCGTCGGTGGCGGTGTGCGAGACGCCGTCGGTCGACGTGTACTCGCCGTCCGGGGTCTCGGTCGTGGTCGTCTCGGCGGCGTGGCGGCCGCGGCGCGGCGCCTCGCTCGCGCCGTCGGAGGTCGTTCCGGGGGAAGTCTCGTCGTCGTGTGCCATGGCGGGTTCCTCGCTTCATCGCGTCGGGTTCCGGGGCACGCCGAACGGCGGCCCCCACTCGAGAGAACTGCATCACGCCCCGCGTTGCAAGGCGTTGCGGCTGCACATCCGTGCCGGTCCCTCCCGCTCCCCGCACCTCCTCCCGCGCGGCGCAACTCCTACCCGCCCCTGCCGCTCCCGCCTAGCGTGACGGGCATGAGCATCCCCACCCGCACCCGCTGGAGCGTCATCGGCCAGCTCGGCCCGCTGTTCGACGACGGCGGACCGATGCTGCTCGTCGAGGCCGGCTCGGCCTTCGGACGGCGGCCGATGCACCGCGCGAAGGCGCAGCTGTGGCTCTCGGCGCTGCGGCACCGCGCCCGCGAGCTGGGCGACCGCGTCGAGTACGTCCGCGCCGAGACCTTCGCCGAGGCGCTCGAGGGCCGCGACGACCTCGAGGTGATCGATCCGCCCACCCGCGGCGGCCGCCGCCTCGCCCGGCGCCTGGGCATGAGCGTGCTGCCCAGCCGCGGTTTCGTGACCGAGGAGGAGGACTTCCGCGAGTGGGCGCTCGCGCGGGCCGGCTCCCGGCTCCTGCTCGAGGACTTCTACCGCTGGAGCCGCGAGCGCACCGGCGTGCTGATGCGCGGCGATCAGCCCGAGGGCGGGAAGTGGAACTACGACCACGACAACCGCCAGCCGCCGCCCAAGGGTGCGTCCCGGCTGGGGCTGCCGGATCCGTGGTGGCCGGTGGAGGACGACATCGACGAGGAGGTCCGCGCGGACCTCGCCCGCTGGGAGCGCGAGGGAGCCGTGCACCTCGTCGGCGAGGACGGTCCGCGGCGCTTCGCCGCCACTCCCGCCGAGGCGCAGGAGGCGCTCGCCGACTTCGCGTCCTCGCGCCTGCAGGACTTCGGCCCCTACGAGGACGCCATGCTCTCGGGCGACTGGACCATGGCGCACTCGCTCCTGAGCGCTCCGATGAACCTCGGTCTGCTCGACCCGCGCGAGGTGATCGACACCGTCGTCGCCGAGCACGCGTCCGGAGGCGCTCCGCTCGCGGGCGTCGAGGGCTTCGTCCGGCAGATCATGGGCTGGCGCGACTACGTCTGGCACCTCTACTGGCACCTGGGGCCGGAGTACCGCACGCGCAGCCGCGCGCTCGGCGCCTCCGCCCCGCTGCCGTCGGCGCTGCTCGAGCTCGACCCCTCGGGCATCGAGGCGAACTGCCTGCACGAGACCCTCGACGACGTGCGGCGCCACGGCTGGGCGCACCACATCCAGCGCCTGATGGTGCTGGGCAACTGGGGCCTCCAGCGCGGCTGGGATCCGGCCGAGCTCAACGACTGGTTCGTGGACGTCTTCGTCGACGGCACCGAGTGGGTGATGCCGGCGAACGTGATCGGCATGTCTCAGCACGCCGACGGCGGCGTCGTGGCGACCAAGCCGTACGCGTCCGGCGGCGCCTACATCAACCGGATGTCGGACTACTGCGGCGGCTGCCGCTTCGATCCGAAGGTGCGCCTGGGCGAGAACGCCTGCCCGGTGACGGCCGGGTACTGGGCGTTCCTGGACCGCGTGGAGCCGGTGCTGCGCACGAACCACCGCATGGCGCAGCCGCTCGCCGGGCTGCGGCGCCTCTCGGACCGCGCGGCCGTGGTCGACCAGGAGCGGAACCGGGAGTCGTACTGAGCGGGCGCGGGGCGCCTCATCCGGCGCCCCGATGCCGGCGGATCAGCGATCCTTACCGAGGCTCGGGAGGCCAGCGCCGATCGCGCGCGCGGACCTGACATCGTGCGCCGCGCGGATGTCCTTCTTCGGCCGCTGCGCCTGCTGCGTTCCGTTCGGGCACGACAGGTGGCGCGACGGAACCTTGTGTCGCTCGAACCGGAGAGGGTCCCCTCCCGCACCATCACCCGAACGGGAGCGCCGCAGCTCCCGCACCGCTCGGTCGCCACCTCAGTCCTCCACTGACGAGACGGGGAGCGGGCCGAGCAGATGCGGTCCGTTGTTGCGGACGTTGTTCACGTCGCGGGACACCTCGTAGTGCTCGAGGTCGTGCGCGACCGCGTACGACTCCCGGTCCAGGAGCTGCATGAGCGTCGACGTCGAGGTGCCGGCCGAGCCAGTCGTCGTACCCGTCCGGCGTGATGCACGCCGACATCCGGTCGTGGACCTCACCCAGCGCCACATGCGAGTCACGGGTGATGATCGCCGTCGACAGGCGCCCGTTCTCCGGATCGTCCTCCGACTTCGACGGATCCGGCCACGCCGAGACGACGCCCGCCATCGCGAGGGCCGCGTTGGGCTCGTAGATGAAGTGCGGCTGCTTCCCCGCCTCGGTGACCGTCCACTCGTAGTAGCCGGCCGCGGGGATCAACACCCGCGACGTCGCGAACGCCTTCCGGAGCATGGGCGAGTTCGCGACCGTTTCGATCCGCGCGTTGATCGGCTGCCGCCGCTGCTTCTTGAAGTCCTTCGCCCACATCGGCACGAATCCCCAGTGCACCATCGGCACCGACCGCTCCCCGTCGGGCTCCCGCACGACGGTCACCGGCGACGTCGGCGCCACGTTGCAGTTCGGTCGCAGACCACCGAGGTCAGCCGAGACGAGATCCGGCAGCAGAGCCGCCGTGGAGTCCTTGACGACGAACCGACCACACATGCGCTCAGCCTAGGGATGCTCGACCGCGAGGACTCCTGCACGTCGCCGTCATCCGCTGAGGAGGAGATCGAGTAGCCATCGCAGAGTGGGCATGACGTGTTCCTCGACGTACGGCCAGACGTGATCCCGCAGGTACGGCCACACGTGATCCCGCATGATCCCGTAGAGAAGTCCCCACGGGACTGATCGTTGGCGTGGCTGTAGGTCGCGGCCGCGGTGTCTACCGCGTGACGTTGGGTTGGTCATTCTCTTGTTTCCT encodes the following:
- a CDS encoding cryptochrome/photolyase family protein yields the protein MSIPTRTRWSVIGQLGPLFDDGGPMLLVEAGSAFGRRPMHRAKAQLWLSALRHRARELGDRVEYVRAETFAEALEGRDDLEVIDPPTRGGRRLARRLGMSVLPSRGFVTEEEDFREWALARAGSRLLLEDFYRWSRERTGVLMRGDQPEGGKWNYDHDNRQPPPKGASRLGLPDPWWPVEDDIDEEVRADLARWEREGAVHLVGEDGPRRFAATPAEAQEALADFASSRLQDFGPYEDAMLSGDWTMAHSLLSAPMNLGLLDPREVIDTVVAEHASGGAPLAGVEGFVRQIMGWRDYVWHLYWHLGPEYRTRSRALGASAPLPSALLELDPSGIEANCLHETLDDVRRHGWAHHIQRLMVLGNWGLQRGWDPAELNDWFVDVFVDGTEWVMPANVIGMSQHADGGVVATKPYASGGAYINRMSDYCGGCRFDPKVRLGENACPVTAGYWAFLDRVEPVLRTNHRMAQPLAGLRRLSDRAAVVDQERNRESY
- a CDS encoding SOS response-associated peptidase, which codes for MCGRFVVKDSTAALLPDLVSADLGGLRPNCNVAPTSPVTVVREPDGERSVPMVHWGFVPMWAKDFKKQRRQPINARIETVANSPMLRKAFATSRVLIPAAGYYEWTVTEAGKQPHFIYEPNAALAMAGVVSAWPDPSKSEDDPENGRLSTAIITRDSHVALGEVHDRMSACITPDGYDDWLGRHLDVDAHAAPGPGVVRGRARPRALRGVPRREQRPQQRTASARPAPRLVSGGLRWRPSGAGAAALPFG